One Poecilia reticulata strain Guanapo linkage group LG19, Guppy_female_1.0+MT, whole genome shotgun sequence genomic window carries:
- the zdhhc16b gene encoding palmitoyltransferase ZDHHC16B, producing MRLGSSWRWQLSRAMRLALRLRRLCRPQEGGGRVGVRLSAAWRYGKLLLRSLYYNSLTNSDTLLDCAFEPVYWIVDNVTRWFGVVFVCLVVLLTSSVVIIVYLFVLPTIFSSYPAHWIAWHLCCGHWLLILVVFHYYKATTTSPGHPPKDKRDVPSVSICKKCITPKPPRTHHCSICSLCVLKMDHHCPWLNNCVGHLNHRYFFSFCLYMTLGCVYCSISSRNLFLDAYSAIETSFQTPPPDVSPRESVGHKCIIFLWVLTSSVAVALGGLTLWHAKLISRGETSVERHINRKEARRLQGNGKVFRNPYHHGRLNNWKLFFGVETRSHWLTRVLLPSSHLPSGDGLMWDRPSTSSDPMTI from the exons ATGCGTCtgggcagcagctggaggtggcaGCTCTCCCGGGCCATGCGACTGGCGCTGCGCTTGCGCCGGCTTTGCCGCCCGCAGGAAGGAGGAGGTCGGGTCGGGGTCAGGTTGTCGGCGGCGTGGAGGTACGGCAAGCTGCTGCTTCGCTCCCTTTACTACAACAGCCTCACCAACTCGGACACACTGCTGGACTGCGCATTCGAGCCGGTCTACTGGATCGTGGACAATGTCACCCGGTGGTTTGGAGTG GTGTTTGTGTGCCTGGTGGTCCTACTGACGTCCTCTGTGGTCATCATCGTCTACCTGTTTGTCTTACCAACCATCTTCTCCTCGTACCCCGCTCACTGGATCGCCTGGCATCTCTGCTGCGGCCACTGGCTGCTCATCCTGGTGGTCTTCCACTACTACAAGGCCACCACCACCTCCCCTGGACACCCACCCAAG GACAAACGCGACGTTCCGTCTGTTTCCATCTGCAAGAAATGCATCACCCCCAAACCGCCGAGGACGCACCACTGCAGCATCTGCAGCCT GTGCGTCCTGAAGATGGACCACCACTGTC CCTGGCTGAACAACTGTGTCGGCCACCTGAACCATCGCTacttcttctccttctgcctCTACATGACCCTGGGCTGCGTCTactgcagcatcagcagcaggaaCCTGTTTCTGGACGCCTACAGCGCTATAGAG ACTTCCTTTCAGACTCCGCCTCCAGACGTGAGCCCCAGAGAGAGCGTTGGCCATAAGTGCATCATCTTCCTCTGGGTCCTGACCAG TTCGGTGGCAGTGGCGCTGGGCGGACTGACCCTGTGGCACGCCAAGCTGATCAGCAGAGGAGAGACCAGCGTGGAGCGCCACATCAACCGCAAGGAGGCCAGGCGGCTGCAGGGCAACGGCAAG GTGTTCAGAAACCCGTACCATCATGGCCGCCTGAACAACTGGAAGTTGTTCTTTGGAGTGGAAACAAGGAG TCACTGGCTGACCCGGGTCCTGCTGCCCTCCAGCCATCTGCCCAGCGGGGACGGCCTCATGTGGGACCGGCCCTCCACCAGCAGCGACCCCATGACCATCTGA
- the vps35l gene encoding VPS35 endosomal protein-sorting factor-like, translating into MASVQWRSRGRNYEAELQRCHPEGLPVEFGDYHPLKPIMVTDTKTRRGARKGSTSSSSSSSSSAPVDPLSSMLDGTDPLSMFAATETSAPASHSSSVGDLGRKRRVKEEEALGADFEPWSTKRGEILARFTTTEKLSINLCMGSDGGKAPNPGSSAVSEKVRTRLEELDDLEEGSHRELLNLSQQDYANRIEELNQSLKEAWSSDQKVKALKIVIQCSKLLSDTSVIQFYPSKFVLITDILDTFGRLVYDRIWTMCSDPRPLPDSFTVEDVNDTAKETCLNWFFKIASIRELLPRLYVEAAILKCNRFLSKSGIQETLPRLTAMIRGMGDPLVAAYARAYLCRVGMEVAPHLKESLNANVFDLLATFRQISGDSVQKQLHLQKVEVPAYLTLYSPAINWILQCVAYRAPEPLLTEMMERCKMMANNALLLNSIMRAFRPEFVATRATDFIGMIKDCDESGFPKHLLYGSLGRSLACADPPESERLTILNEAWKVITKVRNPQDYMNCAEIWVEFTCRHFAKREVNTVLADIIKHMTPDRAFEEAYPQLQSVIRKILTYFHDFSVLFSMERFLPFLDMFQKDSVRVEVCKSIMEVFIKHQLELTRDPVILNAMLHICKTMHDSVNALTLEDEKRSLALLIISFIRMVSFGRDFEQQLSFCVEARATFCNLEPVLVQLIHTVNQLAMETRMVMKGNHSRKTAAFVRACAAYCFITIPSLSSIFSRLHLYLLSGQVALANQCLSQADAFLKAAVSVLPEVPRSISVEGKLRSSESFLLDFINNFLATLLVVPDHPEHGVLYLVRGLLNMVQDYTWEDNSDAKVRVYISALPLLAAMSQETYLYSIPKVDSNETLYGGDPKFVSEINKLCETLIGQILDHLKTLTRDEQSVRRQSALAFSLFGVLLAHGDLRNNKLSQLSINLWNLSHKHGHCETRISIRTLESIRHQAQRPDMAHLSDTIQRLALQSRT; encoded by the exons atggcttcgGTGCAATG GCGCTCTCGTGGGCGAAACTATgaggcagagctgcagaggtGTCATCCTGAGGGACTTCCTGTCGAGTTCGGAGACTACCATCCCCTCAAGCCTATCATG GTCACAGACACAAAGACCCGCCGTGGAGCTCGCAAAGGCAGCacctcctcatcttcctcctcctcctcctcagcacCCGTGGACCCCCTCAGCTCCATGCTGGACGGGACAGACCCCCTGTCCATGTTTGCCGCCACCGAGACGTCGGCTCCCGCATCACACAGCAGTTCCGTGGGG GATCtcgggaggaagaggagggtgaaGGAGGAAGAGGCGCTCGGAGCCGACTTTGAGCCCTGGTCAACAAAACGAGGAGAAATCCTGGCCAGGTTTACCACCACTGAAAAACTGTCCATT AATCTCTGTATGGGCTCTGACGGAG GAAAAGCTCCCAATCCAGGATCGTCGGCCGTTTCAGAGAAAGTCCGCACTCgcctggaggagctggacgaTTTGGAGGAG ggTTCCCACAGGGAGCTCCTCAACCTCTCCCAGCAGGATTACGCCAACCGCATCGAGGAGCTCAACCAGTCCCTGAAGGAGGCCTGGTCATCCGACCAGAAGGTCAAAGCCCTGAAGATCGTCATCCAG TGCTCCAAACTTCTGTCCGACACGTCTGTGATCCAGTTCTACCCCAGCAAGTTCGTCCTCATCACCGACATCCTCGACACTTTCG gCCGTCTGGTGTATGACAGGATCTGGACCATGTGTTCAGACCCCAGACCTCTGCCAG acTCCTTCACAGTAGAAGATGTGAATGACACGGCGAAGGAGACGTGCCTCAACTGGTTCTTCAAGATCGCCTCCATTAGGGAGCTGCTGCCCCGACT aTATGTGGAAGCTGCTATCCTCAAGTGCAACCGTTTCCTCAGCAAGTC AGGAATCCAGGAGACCCTTCCCCGGCTGACCGCCATGATCCGTGGGATGGGAGACCCTCTGGTTGCCGCCTACGCCAGAGCTTACCTCTGCAGG GTGGGCATGGAGGTGGCGCCCCACCTGAAGGAGAGTCTGAACGCCAACGTCTTCGACTTGCTCGCCACCTTCAGGCAGATCAGCGGTGACAGTGTCCAGAAGCAGCTGCACTTGCAGAAGGTGGAGGTTCCGGCGTACCTGACGCTCTACTCGCCCGCCATCAACTGGATCCTGCAGTGCGTCGCGTACAGAGCTCCGGAG CCACTTCTCACAGAGATGATGGAGAGATGCAAGATGATGGCAAATAA tgCCTTGCTTCTCAACTCAATAATGAGAGCGTTCAGACCGGAGTTTGTTGCAACCAGAGCCACTGATTTCATTGGTATGATCAAAGACTGCGACGAGTCCGGCTTCCCAAAG CACCTGCTGTACGGCTCTCTGGGTCGCAGTCTGGCCTGCGCCGATCCgccagagtctgagaggctgaCCATCCTGAACGAAGCCTGGAAGGTCATCACCAAAGTCCGAAACCCTCAG gaTTACATGAACTGCGCTGAGATCTGGGTGGAGTTCACCTGCCGACACTTTGCT AAACGGGAGGTCAACACGGTCCTGGCTGACATCATCAAACACATGACTCCTGACCGAGCGTTTGAGGAGGCGTACCCTCAG CTGCAGTCAGTGATCAGGAAGATCCTCACCTACTTCCACGACTTTTCCGTCCTCTTCTCCATG GAGCGCTTCCTGCCGTTCCTCGACATGTTCCAGAAGGACAGCGTGAGGGTGGAGGTCTGCAAATCCATCATGGAGGTTTTCATCAa ACACCAGCTGGAGCTCACCAGGGACCCGGTCATCCTCAACGCCATGCTGCACATCTGCAAAACCATGCACGACTCTGTTAA CGCTCTCACGCTCGAAGATGAGAAAAGATCTTTGGCTCTGCTGATCATCAGCTTCATCCGCATG GTTTCCTTCGGCCGGGACTTCGAGCAGCAGCTGAGTTTCTGCGTGGAGGCCAGAGCCACCTTCTGCAACCTGGAGCCGGTCCTGGTGCAGCTCATCCAC ACGGTGAACCAGCTGGCCATGGAGACCCGCATGGTGATGAAAGGGAATCACTCCAGGAAGACAGCAGCGTTCGTCCGG GCGTGTGCAGCCTACTGCTTCATCACCATCCCGTCTCTCAGCAGCATCTTCAGCCGCCTCCACCTCTACCTGCTGTCCGGTCAGGTCGCCTTGGCCAACCAGTGTCTCTCTCAGG CCGATGCGTTCCTGAAGGCAGCGGTCAGCGTCCTTCCTGAGGTTCCTCGCTCCATCAGCGTGGAGGGGAAGCTTCGCTCCTCCGAGAGCTTCCTGCTGGACTTCATCAACAACTTCTTGGCTACGCTGCTGGTTGTCCCG GACCACCCGGAGCACGGTGTGCTGTACTTGGTCCGTGGGCTGCTCAACATGGTCCAGGATTATACCTGGGAGGACAACAGCGACGCCAAGGTGCGCGTTTACATCAGCGCCCTGCCACTGCTCGCCGCCATGAGTCAGGAAACGTACCTCTACTCCATTCCCAAAG TGGACTCCAATGAGACGTTATATGGAGGAGACCCAAAGTTCGTATCAGAGATCAACAAGCTGTGTGAAACTTTGATCGGACAAATCTTGGACCATCTGAAGACGCTCACTCGCGATGAG CAGAGCGTGCGGCGTCAAAGCGCGTTGGCTTTCTCCCTCTTCGGGGTCCTGCTGGCCCACGGCGACCTGAGGAACAACAAGCTGAGTCAGCTGTCCATCAACCTGTGGAACCTGAGCCACAAGCACGGACACTGCGAGACGCGAATCTCT ATTCGGACTCTGGAGTCCATCAGACATCAGGCTCAGCGGCCTGACATGGCCCACCTGTCAGACACAATCCAGAGGCTTGCTCTGCAGTCCCGTACCTGA